A stretch of Vigna angularis cultivar LongXiaoDou No.4 chromosome 4, ASM1680809v1, whole genome shotgun sequence DNA encodes these proteins:
- the LOC108331966 gene encoding uncharacterized protein LOC108331966 isoform X3, with amino-acid sequence MKENVVQELQQMQPDEQTKNKMLDILKRFHSEEEMDEDSFADSTLSEETMEKLLSGQEISFDDLSLEEKKQFHRAIAYGELSKMIKPWDPWWSKPSARKIRLSSEGTQLVQLLPEKELPDDIGGEEFGEVPTGPETPLPPLSSLSSREPSPLLTVHLVDILYSYCFTLRLYNGDWRSDALGSVTVVLSLSSVLGQGAQPETVLEALSHFLEQVCCPAYRHMGGLQFGLSVIDDVISLLSLGTSALVCALCDMHRLIQEGEKEARSERPRKSRRDGIRRAIKLAERKIYFIMCWVHEQPEEAWSSLAAIVRAEKTSAMEFQSSNKAEKLNNKAEAKGKRLIEEI; translated from the exons ATGAAAGAAAATGTAGTTCAAGAGCTTCAGCAAATGCAGCCTGATGAACAGACCAAAAACAAGATGTTGGACATACTGAAAAGATTTCATTCAGAAGAGGAAATGGACGAGGATT CTTTTGCAGATTCAACTTTATCCGAGGAGACAATGGAAAAACTTTTGTCTG GACAAGAAATCAGCTTTGATGATTTATCTCTTGAAGAAAAGAAACAGTTTCATAGAGCAATTGCTTATGGGGAATTGAGCAAGATGATTAAACCATGGGATCCATGGTGGTCAAAGCCTTCTGCCAGAAAAATCCGTCTCAGTAGTGAAGGAACTCAGCTCGTTCAACTACTTCCTGAGAAGGAATTGCCAGATGATATTGGAGGTGAAGAATTCGGCGAAGTTCCTACCGGTCCTGAAACCCCGCTTCCTCCTCTAAGCAGTCTTAGTTCTAGGGAGCCATCACCCCTTTTGACTGTTCACCTAGTTGATATTCTATACAGCTACTGTTTCACCCTTCGTCTCTACAATGGAGATTGGAGGTCAGATGCCCTTGGGTCAGTCACAGTTGTATTGAGTCTGTCCTCGGTGTTGGGTCAAGGTGCTCAGCCAGAGACAGTGCTAGAAGCCCTTTCTCATTTCTTGGAGCAGGTATGCTGTCCAGCTTACAGACACATGGGAGGATTGCAATTTGGTTTGAGTGTCATTGATGATGTAATCAGTCTACTTAGTTTGGGAACTTCTGCTTTGGTGTGTGCCCTTTGTGATATGCATCGGTTGATTCAAGAAGGGGAAAAAGAGGCCAGATCAGAAAGGCCAAGAAAGTCACGGAGGGATGGGATTCGAAGGGCTATAAAGCTAGCAGAAAGGAAGATATATTTCATCATGTGTTGGGTTCATGAGCAGCCAGAGGAAGCCTGGTCTTCTTTAGCTGCCATTGTAAGAGCGGAAAAGACATCAGCCATGGAATTTCAGTCGAGCAATAAAGCTGAAAAATTGAACAATAAAGCAGAGGCCAAAGGCAAACGTTTAATTGAGGAGATTTAA
- the LOC108331966 gene encoding uncharacterized protein LOC108331966 isoform X1, which translates to MADNIVTSAKSSTPSPNPIRIICHVCQKQFSQYTCPRCNSRYCSLQCYKSHSLRCTESFMKENVVQELQQMQPDEQTKNKMLDILKRFHSEEEMDEDSFADSTLSEETMEKLLSGQEISFDDLSLEEKKQFHRAIAYGELSKMIKPWDPWWSKPSARKIRLSSEGTQLVQLLPEKELPDDIGGEEFGEVPTGPETPLPPLSSLSSREPSPLLTVHLVDILYSYCFTLRLYNGDWRSDALGSVTVVLSLSSVLGQGAQPETVLEALSHFLEQVCCPAYRHMGGLQFGLSVIDDVISLLSLGTSALVCALCDMHRLIQEGEKEARSERPRKSRRDGIRRAIKLAERKIYFIMCWVHEQPEEAWSSLAAIVRAEKTSAMEFQSSNKAEKLNNKAEAKGKRLIEEI; encoded by the exons ATGGCTGATAATATAGTTACCTCTGCCAAATCTTCTACTCCTTCGCCGAACCCTATTCGGATAATCTGCCACGT ATGCCAGAAGCAGTTTTCTCAGTACACGTGTCCTCGATGCAATTCGCGATACTGCTCCCTCCAATGTTACAAA TCTCATAGTCTCCGTTGCACTGAATCTTTCATGAAAGAAAATGTAGTTCAAGAGCTTCAGCAAATGCAGCCTGATGAACAGACCAAAAACAAGATGTTGGACATACTGAAAAGATTTCATTCAGAAGAGGAAATGGACGAGGATT CTTTTGCAGATTCAACTTTATCCGAGGAGACAATGGAAAAACTTTTGTCTG GACAAGAAATCAGCTTTGATGATTTATCTCTTGAAGAAAAGAAACAGTTTCATAGAGCAATTGCTTATGGGGAATTGAGCAAGATGATTAAACCATGGGATCCATGGTGGTCAAAGCCTTCTGCCAGAAAAATCCGTCTCAGTAGTGAAGGAACTCAGCTCGTTCAACTACTTCCTGAGAAGGAATTGCCAGATGATATTGGAGGTGAAGAATTCGGCGAAGTTCCTACCGGTCCTGAAACCCCGCTTCCTCCTCTAAGCAGTCTTAGTTCTAGGGAGCCATCACCCCTTTTGACTGTTCACCTAGTTGATATTCTATACAGCTACTGTTTCACCCTTCGTCTCTACAATGGAGATTGGAGGTCAGATGCCCTTGGGTCAGTCACAGTTGTATTGAGTCTGTCCTCGGTGTTGGGTCAAGGTGCTCAGCCAGAGACAGTGCTAGAAGCCCTTTCTCATTTCTTGGAGCAGGTATGCTGTCCAGCTTACAGACACATGGGAGGATTGCAATTTGGTTTGAGTGTCATTGATGATGTAATCAGTCTACTTAGTTTGGGAACTTCTGCTTTGGTGTGTGCCCTTTGTGATATGCATCGGTTGATTCAAGAAGGGGAAAAAGAGGCCAGATCAGAAAGGCCAAGAAAGTCACGGAGGGATGGGATTCGAAGGGCTATAAAGCTAGCAGAAAGGAAGATATATTTCATCATGTGTTGGGTTCATGAGCAGCCAGAGGAAGCCTGGTCTTCTTTAGCTGCCATTGTAAGAGCGGAAAAGACATCAGCCATGGAATTTCAGTCGAGCAATAAAGCTGAAAAATTGAACAATAAAGCAGAGGCCAAAGGCAAACGTTTAATTGAGGAGATTTAA
- the LOC108331966 gene encoding uncharacterized protein LOC108331966 isoform X2 produces the protein MADNIVTSAKSSTPSPNPIRIICHVCQKQFSQYTCPRCNSRYCSLQCYKSHSLRCTESFMKENVVQELQQMQPDEQTKNKMLDILKRFHSEEEMDEDYSTLSEETMEKLLSGQEISFDDLSLEEKKQFHRAIAYGELSKMIKPWDPWWSKPSARKIRLSSEGTQLVQLLPEKELPDDIGGEEFGEVPTGPETPLPPLSSLSSREPSPLLTVHLVDILYSYCFTLRLYNGDWRSDALGSVTVVLSLSSVLGQGAQPETVLEALSHFLEQVCCPAYRHMGGLQFGLSVIDDVISLLSLGTSALVCALCDMHRLIQEGEKEARSERPRKSRRDGIRRAIKLAERKIYFIMCWVHEQPEEAWSSLAAIVRAEKTSAMEFQSSNKAEKLNNKAEAKGKRLIEEI, from the exons ATGGCTGATAATATAGTTACCTCTGCCAAATCTTCTACTCCTTCGCCGAACCCTATTCGGATAATCTGCCACGT ATGCCAGAAGCAGTTTTCTCAGTACACGTGTCCTCGATGCAATTCGCGATACTGCTCCCTCCAATGTTACAAA TCTCATAGTCTCCGTTGCACTGAATCTTTCATGAAAGAAAATGTAGTTCAAGAGCTTCAGCAAATGCAGCCTGATGAACAGACCAAAAACAAGATGTTGGACATACTGAAAAGATTTCATTCAGAAGAGGAAATGGACGAGGATT ATTCAACTTTATCCGAGGAGACAATGGAAAAACTTTTGTCTG GACAAGAAATCAGCTTTGATGATTTATCTCTTGAAGAAAAGAAACAGTTTCATAGAGCAATTGCTTATGGGGAATTGAGCAAGATGATTAAACCATGGGATCCATGGTGGTCAAAGCCTTCTGCCAGAAAAATCCGTCTCAGTAGTGAAGGAACTCAGCTCGTTCAACTACTTCCTGAGAAGGAATTGCCAGATGATATTGGAGGTGAAGAATTCGGCGAAGTTCCTACCGGTCCTGAAACCCCGCTTCCTCCTCTAAGCAGTCTTAGTTCTAGGGAGCCATCACCCCTTTTGACTGTTCACCTAGTTGATATTCTATACAGCTACTGTTTCACCCTTCGTCTCTACAATGGAGATTGGAGGTCAGATGCCCTTGGGTCAGTCACAGTTGTATTGAGTCTGTCCTCGGTGTTGGGTCAAGGTGCTCAGCCAGAGACAGTGCTAGAAGCCCTTTCTCATTTCTTGGAGCAGGTATGCTGTCCAGCTTACAGACACATGGGAGGATTGCAATTTGGTTTGAGTGTCATTGATGATGTAATCAGTCTACTTAGTTTGGGAACTTCTGCTTTGGTGTGTGCCCTTTGTGATATGCATCGGTTGATTCAAGAAGGGGAAAAAGAGGCCAGATCAGAAAGGCCAAGAAAGTCACGGAGGGATGGGATTCGAAGGGCTATAAAGCTAGCAGAAAGGAAGATATATTTCATCATGTGTTGGGTTCATGAGCAGCCAGAGGAAGCCTGGTCTTCTTTAGCTGCCATTGTAAGAGCGGAAAAGACATCAGCCATGGAATTTCAGTCGAGCAATAAAGCTGAAAAATTGAACAATAAAGCAGAGGCCAAAGGCAAACGTTTAATTGAGGAGATTTAA